A single genomic interval of Halichondria panicea chromosome 2, odHalPani1.1, whole genome shotgun sequence harbors:
- the LOC135331526 gene encoding tetratricopeptide repeat protein 14-like isoform X4, which translates to MAQESHKHTDSTMQSGYEIPTAHEDIVSKQHHGAGGVESKKPADEFQARIKKFRIKHAVSFKQDAVAMAASVPTHNYQKEEQYSYGEPEALELHMRVGPNIRVRRVFELIKPGDFMEGHVTSKEFGQLAVRITSFVGSYKFRELADINVQGRVIYDNLSDEVKERDKILEEMQVKDVVQGVVVGCHDNIVSLSFRESHAQELTQSQQLSAALGYRSGKAPSKAKQWTGHSDDFLRHLEDDPGFGNPSCTDTLKIVLGIGPGTSGTEPLVPGMKPTLFSNIQMAEYAPSDYHGELRKAQRAKWSLDSVAAGVAAFKAGEGKKALKMLDHALSIDPQNVEGLVARGALYANDGQFKEAIHDFEKALTLNHTHRNARTYLVETQVVYGRELEKSGRIEEAMRCYKEALADDPHQSMARQRLQLLTAITEKQVCKLQPMDNVATHCGHSVHVATTHCGHSVHVATTHCGHSVHVATTHCGHSVHVATTHCGHSVHVATTHCGHSVHVATTHCGHSVHVATTHCGHSVHVATHCGHSVHVATTHCGHSVLLCMCVHVRVYFFSFFSPPLMALNSCQYQHTPNLDMLDQNLPKMLYQNCCC; encoded by the exons ATGGCCCAAGAAAGTCATAAGCACACTGACAGTACAATGCAGAGTGGATACGAAATACCTACAGCACACGAAGATATAGTTTCCAAACAACACCACGGTGCCGGTGGAGTAGAATCAAAGAAGCCAGCTGATGAATTTCAAGCCAGAATCAAAAAGTTTCGGATTAAGCATGCCGTGAGTTTTAAGCAAGATGCGGTTGCGATGGCAGCGAGTGTACCCACTCACAACTACCAGAAAGAGGAGCAAT ATAGCTATGGTGAGCCAGAGGCACTGGAGCTCCACATGAGAGTTGGTCCCAACATTCGAGTGAGGAGAGTGTTTGAG TTAATCAAACCTGGAGACTTTATGGAAGGTCATGTGACATCAAAGGAGTTCGGACAACTTGCTGTCCGCATCACGTCATTTGTTGGTAGCTACAAGTTCAGAGAGCTGGCTGATATCAACGTACAG gggcgtGTCATATATGATAATCTCTCTGATGAGGTCAAAGAAAGGGACAAGATTTTGGAAGAGATGCAAGTCAAAGATGTGGTTCAAG GTGTTGTGGTTGGTTGCCATGACAACATAGTGAGTCTTTCTTTCAGAGAGTCTCACGCTCAGGAGTTGACTCAGAGCCAGCAACTATCAGCTGCCCTT GGCTATAGAAGTGGCAAGGCACCATCAAAAGCTAAACAGTG GACTGGCCATTCTGATGACTTTCTGAGGCACTTAGAAGATGACCCTGGTTTCGGCAACCCAAGCTGCACAGATACTCTGAAGATTGTACTTGGAATTGGCCCTGGAACATCTGGAACAGAACCACTCGTCCCTGGAATGAAACCAACTCTGTTCAGCAATATACAGAT GGCCGAGTATGCCCCTAGTGATTACCATGGTGAGCTGAGGAAAGCACAGAGAGCAAAGTGGTCCCTGGACAG TGTAGCAGCCGGAGTGGCGGCCTTCAAGGCGGGGGAGGGGAAGAAAGCACTCAAGATGCTTGATCATGCTCTCAGCATTGACCCCCAGAATGTGGAGGGTCTTGTCGCCAGGGGGGCACT GTATGCCAATGATGGACAGTTCAAGGAGGCCATACACGACTTTGAAAAGGCCCTCACtcttaaccacacccaccgcAATGCAAGGACGTACCTCGTGGAGACACAGGTGGTCTATGGACGGGA ACTGGAGAAGAGTGGTCGCATTGAGGAGGCCATGAGGTGTTACAAAGAGGCCCTGGCTGATGACCCCCACCAAAGCATGGCCAGACAGAGACTGCAGTTGCTAACAGCCATCACTGAGAAACAGGTCTGCAAGTTGCAACCAATGGACAATGTAGCTACACACTGTGGACActctgtgcatgtagctactacACACTGTGGACActctgtgcatgtagctactacACACTGTGGACActctgtgcatgtagctactacACACTGTGGACActctgtgcatgtagctactacACACTGTGGACActctgtgcatgtagctactacACACTGTGGACActctgtgcatgtagctactacACACTGTGGACActctgtgcatgtagctactacACACTGTGGACActctgtgcatgtagctacacACTGTGGACActctgtgcatgtagctactacACACTGTGGACACTCTGTGCTgctatgcatgtgtgtacatgtacgtgtttaCTTCTTCTCTTTTTTCTCTCCTCCTCTCATGGCACTGAACTCCTGTCAATACCAACACACTCCCAATCTCGACATGTTGGATCAAAACTTACCAAAAATGCTGTATCAAAACTGCT GCTGTTGA